In Acidobacteriota bacterium, the DNA window TATGGTTGCCGAGGAAGCTGTATGCCCATATCAGCAGCGCCCAGGCATCGCGCAGCGGAAGCATCCAGAAATATCTGCGGATCAGTGGGTCTCCAGTAACCGCGCTCCCTGATACCCATGCCGCCAACCACCGGGAGAAGAGTACTGCTGTAAGTGTAATGGTGGGGACCACGGCTCCCATGCCAGCGGTAAATGGCAATAGTGCCAGAGGCACACCATAGGCGAAAATAAGGCCGGGGTACCCGGCTGGACTGCATGACTTGATGGTCCTTGCCCAACGCAACTGTTGGCGGAAGGTATCTTTCCAGCGGCGACGCGGCAGAAACGTAGAAACTACGGTATGCGATAGATACACTTGGTAGCCTTGCCGTGCGATCTGATTGCCGAGGATGAAGTCATCTGCCAGGTAAGCGAGCCACGGGGCGAATCCGCCGATTCCCGCAATCTGCTTTTTTCGCGTCGCCAAAGTTGCGCCCAATCCAAATCGCATGCCGCCCAACATACGTCCCAACAAAACCTGTCCTGAAAAATCTCCGGACATGCTGAGCGCCTCCAACAGCGAATTGAGTCCGCGTTCGCGGATCCCTCTGTAAAGGCAGGTCACCAAGCCAATTTTTTCATTTCTCAATGGGCTCACGATACGTCGCAGATAGTCCGTGGCAACTCGAATATCCGCGTCGCTAATCACCACAATTTCAAATTCTGCTGCCTCCACCATTGCCTGTAGCTTGAC includes these proteins:
- a CDS encoding glycosyltransferase, with amino-acid sequence MIDWELLFLYYLPLAVVAGSCIYHLGVVVAATRFLKEKEPQTDYVPPVSILKPVSGIEPQFYETLSSYFQQEYPRYEIIFCLRDNSDAALWTIEMLRKAYPLIPAKVMFISDVADTNPKAVKLQAMVEAAEFEIVVISDADIRVATDYLRRIVSPLRNEKIGLVTCLYRGIRERGLNSLLEALSMSGDFSGQVLLGRMLGGMRFGLGATLATRKKQIAGIGGFAPWLAYLADDFILGNQIARQGYQVYLSHTVVSTFLPRRRWKDTFRQQLRWARTIKSCSPAGYPGLIFAYGVPLALLPFTAGMGAVVPTITLTAVLFSRWLAAWVSGSAVTGDPLIRRYFWMLPLRDAWALLIWAYSFLGNHIIWRNEHYRLERGGKLRRMQA